The Hymenobacter oligotrophus genome has a window encoding:
- a CDS encoding M57 family metalloprotease, translated as MKMTKWFTPVAAVAVALSTLASCSKDEVKVQDQVSEETLGQIRAMGLTATGAQKVDGGYLVEGDIFLTDADLQHPTAPQLLRVGNAEQYRTTNLVKGLPRTITVSISSQLPSTYVAGLDEAIRRYNAENLTLKFARVSGGADIAIVRGTGSYLASAGFPTSAGDPHNSVKVNSRAIGNNPAVGYLATILAHEIGHCIGFRHTDYMDRSYSCGGSTANEGASTVGAIHIPGTPTTADPGSFMLACIGSGQNRNFNNNDKTALNYLY; from the coding sequence ATGAAAATGACGAAGTGGTTTACTCCCGTTGCCGCAGTAGCTGTTGCCTTGAGCACATTGGCCAGCTGCTCGAAAGATGAAGTGAAAGTGCAGGATCAGGTTTCGGAAGAAACCCTGGGTCAGATTCGGGCCATGGGCCTGACGGCCACCGGCGCCCAAAAGGTGGACGGCGGCTACCTGGTTGAAGGCGACATTTTCCTGACCGACGCCGACCTGCAGCACCCCACCGCACCGCAACTGTTGCGCGTAGGTAACGCCGAGCAGTACCGCACCACCAACCTCGTGAAAGGCCTGCCGCGCACCATTACGGTGAGCATTTCGAGCCAATTGCCCAGCACTTACGTGGCCGGGCTCGACGAGGCCATTCGGCGCTACAACGCCGAAAACCTTACGCTGAAATTTGCGCGGGTATCGGGCGGGGCCGATATAGCCATCGTGCGCGGTACGGGCTCGTACCTGGCGTCGGCGGGCTTCCCCACCTCGGCCGGCGACCCGCACAACAGCGTTAAGGTAAACTCGCGCGCCATTGGCAACAACCCCGCCGTTGGGTACCTGGCCACAATTTTGGCACACGAAATTGGCCACTGCATCGGTTTCCGCCACACCGACTACATGGACCGCTCCTACAGCTGCGGCGGCTCGACGGCAAACGAAGGCGCCAGTACGGTGGGTGCTATCCACATCCCCGGCACGCCCACCACGGCCGACCCCGGCTCGTTCATGCTCGCCTGCATCGGCTCGGGCCAGAACCGCAACTTCAACAACAACGACAAAACCGCTCTTAACTACCTGTACTAA
- a CDS encoding M57 family metalloprotease, producing the protein MKKFLTPLVVAAVALGSFSSCSKDEVKVKDQVSEETLAQIKAMGFTAAGAQKVEGGYLVEGDILLTEAELQNPAAPQLLRTGNAEQYRTTNLVNVGSGRTITVSISSQLPASYVAGLDEAIARYNAQNLLIRFQRVSGTADIALVRGNGSYLASAGFPTAAGDPHNSVKVNSTAIGKTPNTNYLATILAHEIGHCIGFRHTDYMDRSYSCGGSYTNEGASTVGAINIPGTPTTADPGSFMLACIGSGQNRYFNNNDITALNYLY; encoded by the coding sequence ATGAAAAAGTTTCTTACCCCGCTTGTTGTAGCTGCTGTTGCCCTCGGCTCGTTTTCCAGCTGCTCGAAGGATGAAGTAAAAGTGAAAGACCAGGTTTCGGAAGAAACCCTTGCTCAGATAAAAGCCATGGGCTTTACGGCCGCTGGCGCTCAGAAAGTAGAAGGTGGTTACCTGGTAGAAGGCGACATTCTGCTAACCGAAGCCGAACTGCAAAACCCCGCCGCACCGCAACTGCTGCGCACGGGCAACGCCGAGCAGTACCGCACCACCAACCTCGTAAACGTTGGCTCGGGCCGCACCATCACTGTGAGCATTTCGAGCCAGCTGCCGGCCTCGTATGTAGCCGGTCTCGACGAAGCCATTGCGCGCTACAACGCGCAAAACCTGCTGATCCGCTTCCAGCGCGTTTCGGGCACGGCCGACATTGCTCTGGTACGCGGCAACGGCTCTTACCTGGCGTCGGCAGGCTTCCCCACCGCAGCCGGCGACCCGCACAACAGCGTTAAGGTGAACTCGACGGCCATCGGCAAAACCCCGAACACCAACTACCTGGCCACGATTCTGGCGCACGAAATCGGCCACTGCATCGGTTTCCGCCACACCGACTACATGGACCGCTCCTACAGCTGCGGCGGCTCGTACACCAACGAAGGTGCCAGCACCGTTGGCGCCATCAACATTCCCGGCACGCCCACTACGGCCGACCCCGGCTCGTTCATGCTCGCTTGCATCGGCTCGGGCCAGAACCGTTACTTCAACAACAACGACATCACGGCCCTCAACTACCTGTACTAA